From Burkholderia pseudomultivorans, the proteins below share one genomic window:
- a CDS encoding fimbria/pilus outer membrane usher protein, translated as MKGERLPRLRGVAWAVGLAFAAAGPAHAHDTLQLADNFGRALPLPSQSMRSATLYLELVVNALPTGHIVPVRYQDGAYYVRAGDLAKVSVRTGAEPDRMIDLAKLDGVEVEYDSTGQRLALTVPPDWLPHQTVGSARLYDRTPAAVSFGMLFNYDVYTSSPTRGPGYTSTWTEQRLFDRWGTLANTGVYRKSYGSGAGAPGDNRYLRYDTTWRYSDQDRMITYSAGDVITGALSWTSAVRLGGVSVARDFAVRPDIVTYPLPQFAGQAAVPTAVDLFVNGSKTASGQVNPGPFALDNVPFINGAGEATVVTTDALGRQVATTIPFYVANTLLQKGLVDYALSMGAMRRNYGISSFSYGKFAASGTARYGLTDYLTVEGHAEGGERLALGGLGFDLGVGRFGVLNAAATQSSLAGSSGQQYAFGYSYTSQRFSVALQRIQRTGGFRDLSVYDLPSNIGYRLVRSSTQATGALNLGALGGTLGGGYFDVRGGDGSRTRIANLSYTRPLFGRATLYASLNKTIGDRGVAAQMQLIVPIGGRGVVTTGATRDGDGNWTERAQYSRSVPSDGGLGWNLAYAGGASHYQQADMTWRNRYFQVQGGVYGYGSRQGGYTRWGEMQGSVVVMDGAVLPANRVDDAFVLIDTQGQKGVPVRYENQLVGTTDAGGHLLVPWSPSFYAAKYEIDPLGLPANLRVPTVERRVAVRQRAGALVSFPIERIVAASIRLVDGAGKPLKVGSRVVHRESGQTALVGWNGETYFEGLSTVNHLSVTKPDGSHCDARFDADMNANATSRVGPLVCGE; from the coding sequence ATGAAAGGCGAGCGATTGCCGCGCCTGCGCGGCGTCGCATGGGCGGTCGGGCTCGCGTTCGCGGCGGCGGGACCGGCGCACGCGCACGATACGCTGCAGCTCGCCGACAATTTCGGCCGCGCGCTGCCGCTGCCGAGCCAGTCGATGCGCAGCGCCACGCTGTACCTGGAGCTGGTGGTCAATGCGCTGCCGACCGGGCATATCGTGCCGGTGCGCTACCAGGACGGCGCGTACTACGTGCGCGCCGGCGATCTCGCGAAGGTGTCGGTGCGCACCGGCGCGGAGCCGGACCGGATGATCGATCTCGCGAAGCTGGACGGCGTCGAGGTCGAGTACGACAGCACCGGTCAGCGGCTCGCGCTCACCGTGCCGCCGGACTGGCTGCCGCATCAGACGGTCGGGTCCGCACGGCTGTACGATCGCACGCCGGCCGCGGTCAGCTTCGGGATGCTGTTCAACTACGACGTCTACACCAGCTCGCCGACGCGCGGGCCGGGCTATACGTCGACGTGGACCGAGCAGCGGCTGTTCGACCGATGGGGCACGCTGGCCAACACCGGCGTCTACCGCAAGTCGTACGGCAGCGGCGCGGGCGCGCCCGGCGACAACCGCTATCTGCGCTACGACACGACCTGGCGCTACTCCGACCAGGACCGGATGATCACCTATTCGGCGGGCGACGTGATCACGGGCGCGCTGTCGTGGACCAGCGCCGTGCGGCTCGGCGGCGTGTCGGTCGCGCGCGACTTCGCGGTGCGGCCGGACATCGTCACCTATCCGCTGCCGCAGTTCGCCGGACAGGCGGCGGTGCCGACCGCGGTCGACCTGTTCGTCAACGGCAGCAAGACGGCGAGCGGGCAGGTGAACCCGGGGCCGTTCGCGCTCGACAACGTGCCGTTCATCAACGGCGCCGGCGAGGCGACGGTCGTGACGACCGACGCGCTCGGCCGTCAGGTCGCGACCACGATCCCGTTCTACGTTGCCAACACGCTGCTGCAGAAGGGGCTGGTCGACTACGCGCTATCGATGGGCGCGATGCGCCGCAACTACGGGATCAGCTCGTTCTCGTACGGCAAGTTCGCGGCGTCGGGCACCGCGCGCTACGGCCTGACCGACTACCTGACCGTCGAAGGGCATGCGGAAGGCGGCGAGCGGCTCGCGCTCGGCGGGCTCGGCTTCGATCTCGGCGTCGGCAGGTTCGGCGTGCTCAACGCGGCCGCAACGCAGAGCAGCCTCGCCGGTTCGTCGGGGCAGCAGTACGCGTTCGGCTACAGCTACACGTCGCAGCGCTTCAGCGTCGCGCTGCAACGCATCCAGCGCACCGGCGGGTTCCGCGACCTGTCGGTCTACGACCTGCCGTCGAACATCGGCTATCGGCTGGTCCGCAGCAGCACGCAGGCGACCGGCGCGCTGAATCTCGGCGCCCTCGGCGGCACGCTCGGCGGCGGCTACTTCGACGTGCGCGGCGGCGACGGTTCGCGCACGCGGATCGCGAACCTGTCGTACACGCGGCCGCTGTTCGGGCGCGCGACGCTCTATGCGTCGCTCAACAAGACGATCGGCGATCGCGGCGTCGCCGCGCAGATGCAGCTGATCGTGCCGATCGGCGGCCGCGGCGTGGTGACGACCGGCGCGACGCGCGACGGCGACGGCAACTGGACCGAGCGCGCGCAGTACAGCCGCAGCGTGCCGAGCGACGGCGGCCTCGGCTGGAACCTCGCATACGCAGGCGGCGCGTCGCACTACCAGCAGGCCGACATGACGTGGCGCAACCGCTACTTCCAGGTGCAGGGCGGCGTGTACGGCTACGGTTCGCGCCAGGGCGGCTATACGCGCTGGGGCGAGATGCAGGGCTCGGTGGTCGTGATGGACGGCGCGGTACTGCCCGCCAATCGCGTCGACGATGCATTCGTGCTGATCGACACGCAAGGCCAGAAGGGCGTGCCGGTGCGCTACGAGAACCAGCTGGTCGGCACGACCGATGCGGGCGGCCATCTGCTGGTGCCGTGGTCGCCGTCGTTCTATGCGGCCAAGTACGAGATCGATCCGCTCGGCCTGCCGGCCAACCTGCGCGTGCCGACGGTCGAGCGCCGCGTCGCGGTGCGGCAGCGCGCGGGCGCGCTGGTCTCGTTCCCGATCGAGCGGATCGTGGCGGCGAGCATCCGGCTCGTCGACGGCGCGGGCAAGCCGCTCAAGGTCGGATCGCGCGTCGTGCATCGCGAGAGCGGACAGACCGCGCTGGTCGGCTGGAACGGCGAGACCTATTTCGAAGGCCTGTCCACCGTCAATCACCTGAGCGTGACGAAG
- a CDS encoding molecular chaperone, with the protein MNDGVVDRGAGRTLQRAMRVAFAALSLAGAGAAQAAASVMIWPIDPVIDSDQRAAALWLENRDTRPVTLQIRVLGWREEGGEDLYGEDQNRIAGSPPMATVPPGKRQLIRLTRLADSAPGAEEAYRVLIDEIPQPDDGAAQQDGRAQLGVKFQMHYSIPLFVYGQGLWTKENPERKRDPATAGQPALSWHVARDGGKRWLVMTNRGPVHARITQVAFDAPGARTDVARGLLGYVLPGAQMRWELPESVRIAAAPKLVATVNGKTGVAIDPDAGDARQ; encoded by the coding sequence ATGAATGATGGTGTCGTCGATCGTGGTGCCGGACGAACGCTGCAGCGCGCGATGCGCGTCGCGTTCGCCGCGCTGTCGCTCGCGGGGGCGGGCGCTGCGCAGGCGGCGGCGTCCGTGATGATCTGGCCGATCGATCCAGTGATCGACAGCGATCAGCGTGCGGCCGCGCTGTGGCTCGAAAACCGCGATACGCGGCCGGTGACGCTGCAGATCCGCGTGCTCGGCTGGCGCGAGGAGGGCGGCGAGGACCTGTATGGGGAAGACCAGAACCGTATCGCCGGCAGCCCGCCGATGGCGACGGTGCCGCCCGGCAAGCGTCAGCTGATCCGGCTGACGCGGCTCGCGGACAGCGCGCCCGGCGCCGAGGAAGCGTATCGCGTGCTGATCGACGAAATCCCGCAGCCGGACGACGGCGCCGCGCAGCAGGACGGTCGCGCGCAGCTCGGCGTGAAGTTCCAGATGCATTACTCGATCCCGCTGTTCGTCTACGGACAGGGGCTGTGGACCAAGGAGAACCCGGAGCGCAAGCGCGATCCGGCCACCGCTGGGCAGCCGGCGCTGAGCTGGCATGTCGCGCGCGACGGCGGCAAGCGCTGGCTCGTGATGACGAATCGCGGCCCGGTGCACGCGCGCATCACGCAGGTGGCGTTCGACGCGCCGGGTGCGCGCACCGACGTCGCGCGCGGGCTGCTCGGCTACGTGCTGCCCGGCGCGCAGATGCGCTGGGAACTGCCGGAGAGCGTCAGGATTGCGGCCGCGCCGAAGCTGGTCGCGACCGTCAACGGCAAGACCGGCGTCGCGATCGACCCGGACGCCGGCGACGCGCGCCAGTGA
- a CDS encoding spore coat U domain-containing protein: MWTSKSVACVLGAVVLPAASLADTAVPTTATFTVSAQVVAGCGVAGGGAGSGLNFGTLDFGAHPAIATGDVSAATSGSTLQIECSPGSTLKMSVDGGGQPSAGNTQRNLQGPGGARVAYRLYADAAHTRAIGIGQVVSIPVSGTTSLPIYGALTLPGGAVPAGTYTDVAQVTLSY; this comes from the coding sequence ATGTGGACGAGCAAAAGTGTCGCGTGCGTGCTCGGCGCCGTCGTGCTGCCGGCCGCGAGCCTGGCCGATACGGCGGTGCCGACGACCGCGACTTTCACGGTCAGCGCGCAGGTCGTCGCGGGCTGCGGCGTCGCGGGCGGCGGTGCGGGGAGCGGGCTGAATTTCGGCACGCTCGATTTCGGCGCGCATCCGGCGATCGCGACCGGCGACGTCAGCGCGGCGACGAGCGGCAGCACGCTGCAGATCGAATGCTCGCCCGGCTCGACGCTGAAGATGAGCGTCGACGGCGGCGGCCAGCCGAGCGCCGGCAACACGCAGCGCAACCTGCAAGGCCCCGGCGGCGCGCGGGTCGCGTATCGGCTGTACGCGGACGCGGCGCATACGCGGGCGATCGGGATCGGACAGGTAGTGTCGATCCCGGTGTCGGGCACGACGAGCCTGCCGATCTACGGTGCGCTCACGTTGCCCGGCGGTGCGGTGCCCGCCGGCACCTATACCGATGTCGCGCAGGTCACGCTGAGCTACTGA
- a CDS encoding spore coat protein U domain-containing protein — protein MNAQWKLLAAVAFASACAAAQAQTSPLTGTVNAQLVLTTGCAIDTGSGSVGSTTFGTLDFGTQPSGFTGSLNSQATGGGSTATQVTCSPDVSSVQVTVDGGQNAGKGTGVGAGTRALANGAAYVPYEVYADSAHAKQYVAGTAQAVAVPTPGAAFELPIYGVANKTSSSALAAGTYTDVLNVTLGW, from the coding sequence ATGAACGCTCAGTGGAAACTTCTGGCGGCCGTCGCTTTCGCGTCGGCTTGCGCAGCCGCTCAGGCACAGACGAGCCCGCTTACGGGGACGGTAAACGCGCAGCTCGTGCTGACCACCGGTTGTGCGATCGACACGGGCTCCGGCTCGGTCGGCTCGACCACCTTCGGGACCCTCGACTTCGGCACGCAGCCGAGCGGCTTCACGGGTTCGCTCAACTCGCAGGCGACGGGCGGCGGTTCGACGGCCACGCAGGTGACCTGCTCGCCGGACGTGTCGTCGGTGCAGGTGACGGTCGACGGCGGCCAGAACGCGGGCAAGGGCACCGGCGTCGGCGCGGGCACGCGCGCGCTGGCGAACGGCGCGGCCTACGTGCCGTACGAGGTCTATGCCGATTCCGCGCACGCGAAGCAGTACGTCGCGGGCACCGCGCAGGCGGTGGCCGTGCCGACGCCGGGCGCCGCGTTCGAGCTGCCGATCTACGGCGTCGCGAACAAGACCAGCAGCAGCGCGCTGGCCGCCGGCACCTACACGGACGTGCTGAACGTCACGCTCGGCTGGTAA
- a CDS encoding spore coat U domain-containing protein, with the protein MIIGAGLLAFPLVCVHAGQLSGAMDVSLQVRSGCQIGGVASATDFGRLDFGEHGPTWTDYPTADGRATGGGPVRIACSPNIDGFLVSIDSGRNGTQSTRYVAKRDAAGRVVARAAYNVYRDPARSVPYVPLVPQSFRVDGAHAEVALPLFGVVQGQAQPLPAGIYEDLLGITLDW; encoded by the coding sequence ATGATAATCGGCGCCGGATTATTGGCGTTTCCGCTCGTTTGCGTCCATGCGGGGCAATTGTCGGGGGCGATGGACGTCAGTCTGCAGGTGCGAAGCGGCTGCCAGATCGGCGGCGTGGCGAGCGCCACCGATTTCGGCCGGCTCGACTTCGGCGAGCACGGCCCGACCTGGACGGACTATCCGACCGCCGACGGTCGCGCGACCGGTGGCGGCCCGGTGCGCATCGCCTGCAGCCCGAACATCGACGGCTTCCTGGTTTCGATCGACAGCGGCCGCAACGGCACGCAATCGACGCGCTACGTCGCGAAGCGCGACGCGGCGGGGCGCGTCGTCGCGCGCGCTGCCTACAACGTGTACCGCGATCCGGCGCGCAGCGTGCCGTACGTACCGCTGGTGCCGCAGTCGTTTCGCGTCGACGGCGCGCACGCCGAGGTGGCGCTGCCGCTGTTCGGCGTCGTCCAGGGCCAGGCGCAGCCGCTTCCGGCCGGGATTTACGAGGATTTGCTCGGCATCACGCTCGACTGGTGA
- a CDS encoding LysR family transcriptional regulator yields MDEQRISWDDLRLVLAVAQAGSLAGAARRLGVSHATVFRRLAALEAGLRVRLFERTRTGYAPTPAGDDIAAAAERIQDEVHGVERRVAGRDVRPSGTVRVTTTDTLLAGLLSPVFAAFRHACPDIALDVSVSNAVFDLSKREADVAIRPSSSPPEWLVGRRIGTIAQAVYATPAWRARGDDLAWVGPDPRMGYRQLDQWMRARGADDRCAYRVDTLLGLFAAARAGIGAAVLPCYLADGDRDLVRIGGRIDDLATDLWLLTHPDLRDTARIRAFLAFVATAVDALQARLAGG; encoded by the coding sequence ATGGACGAACAGCGGATCTCCTGGGACGACCTGCGTCTCGTGCTGGCCGTCGCGCAGGCGGGATCGCTCGCGGGCGCGGCGCGGCGGCTCGGCGTCAGCCATGCGACGGTCTTTCGTCGCCTGGCGGCGCTCGAGGCCGGCCTGCGCGTCCGGCTGTTCGAGCGCACGCGAACGGGCTACGCGCCGACGCCGGCCGGCGACGACATCGCGGCGGCCGCCGAGCGGATCCAGGACGAGGTGCACGGCGTCGAGCGCCGCGTGGCCGGCCGCGACGTGCGTCCGTCGGGCACCGTGCGCGTGACGACGACCGACACGCTGCTGGCGGGGCTGCTGTCGCCGGTGTTCGCGGCATTCCGGCATGCGTGTCCCGACATCGCGCTCGACGTGTCCGTGTCGAACGCCGTATTCGACCTGTCGAAGCGCGAGGCCGACGTCGCGATCCGCCCGTCGTCGTCGCCGCCCGAATGGCTGGTCGGCCGGCGGATCGGGACGATCGCGCAGGCGGTGTACGCGACGCCGGCATGGCGCGCACGCGGCGACGACCTCGCGTGGGTCGGGCCGGACCCGCGCATGGGCTACCGGCAGCTCGACCAGTGGATGCGCGCGCGCGGCGCCGACGATCGCTGCGCGTATCGCGTCGATACGCTGCTGGGCCTGTTCGCCGCCGCCCGCGCGGGCATCGGCGCGGCCGTGCTGCCGTGCTATCTCGCCGATGGCGACCGCGATCTCGTGCGGATCGGCGGGCGGATCGACGATCTGGCGACCGACCTGTGGCTGCTGACGCACCCGGATCTGCGCGATACCGCGCGGATTCGCGCGTTCCTGGCGTTTGTCGCGACGGCGGTCGACGCGTTGCAGGCGCGGCTGGCGGGCGGGTAG
- a CDS encoding NAD(P)H-dependent oxidoreductase, translated as MNTLIVHCHPEARSFNAALRDTAAQAMRDLGHDVEVSDLYADGFDPVEAPRHYRPRANAEVFSALVEQRHASTHGTLPDDIRREIARLEKADLVVLQFPLWWHAPPAMLKGWFDRVFVNGALYSGSRRYDRGHFRGRRAICSVTTGAPAATFGPGGRGGDIDLLLWPLHYSLHYMGYAVLEPVLAHGVQDARGGYRYQEDAALAASLSAHRAHLARRLANWRTDTPLRFPGWEDWDEHGMLKPGRTDVPAPYGRRS; from the coding sequence GTGAACACGTTGATCGTCCATTGCCATCCGGAAGCCCGCTCGTTCAATGCCGCGCTGCGCGACACCGCGGCGCAGGCGATGCGCGATCTCGGTCACGACGTCGAGGTATCGGATCTCTATGCGGACGGCTTCGATCCGGTCGAGGCGCCGCGCCACTACCGGCCTCGCGCCAACGCCGAAGTCTTTTCCGCGCTGGTCGAACAGCGTCACGCCAGCACGCACGGCACGCTGCCCGACGACATACGCCGCGAGATCGCGCGCCTGGAGAAAGCGGATCTCGTCGTGCTCCAGTTTCCGCTCTGGTGGCACGCGCCGCCCGCGATGCTGAAAGGATGGTTCGATCGCGTGTTCGTGAACGGCGCGTTGTATTCCGGCAGCCGGCGCTACGATCGCGGCCATTTCCGCGGGCGGCGCGCGATCTGCTCGGTGACGACCGGCGCGCCGGCCGCGACGTTCGGCCCGGGCGGCCGCGGCGGCGACATCGACCTGCTGCTGTGGCCGCTCCACTATTCGCTGCACTACATGGGCTACGCCGTGCTGGAACCGGTGCTCGCACACGGCGTGCAGGATGCGCGCGGCGGCTACCGGTATCAGGAGGATGCGGCGCTGGCAGCGTCGCTGAGCGCGCATCGCGCCCATCTCGCGCGCCGCCTCGCGAATTGGCGCACGGACACGCCGCTGCGATTTCCCGGCTGGGAGGACTGGGACGAGCACGGCATGCTGAAACCGGGACGCACGGATGTGCCTGCGCCGTACGGGCGGCGATCCTGA
- a CDS encoding TetR/AcrR family transcriptional regulator has product MEKALETEKRGRSYGGVAPEVRAAERRDALIRAATRVFGTVGFRKATVRSICQEAKLNDRYFYAAFDSTEDLLRCTYLHHAQQLHDAVAEAVAARGGDLRERVDAGLAAFFGFLRDPCAARVLLLEVMGVSADTDATYQRMLLDFGKLIMAIGASREPATPAERTEQRLIGLALVGAMTNVGAAWLLTEYRDAEAQMIASCRKVLLGTLGERGDR; this is encoded by the coding sequence ATGGAGAAAGCACTCGAAACGGAAAAAAGGGGTAGGTCGTACGGCGGCGTGGCGCCGGAGGTGCGCGCGGCCGAGCGGCGCGACGCGCTGATTCGTGCGGCCACGCGCGTGTTCGGCACGGTCGGGTTCCGCAAGGCGACCGTGCGGTCGATCTGCCAGGAAGCGAAGCTGAACGATCGCTATTTCTATGCGGCGTTCGACAGCACCGAGGATCTGTTGCGGTGCACCTACCTGCATCACGCGCAGCAGTTGCACGACGCGGTGGCGGAGGCGGTGGCCGCGCGCGGCGGCGATCTGCGCGAGCGCGTCGATGCGGGTCTGGCCGCGTTCTTCGGGTTCCTGCGCGACCCGTGCGCGGCGCGCGTGCTGTTGCTCGAAGTGATGGGCGTCAGTGCCGACACCGACGCGACGTATCAGCGGATGCTGCTCGATTTCGGCAAGCTGATCATGGCGATCGGCGCGTCGCGCGAGCCTGCGACGCCCGCGGAGCGCACCGAGCAGCGGCTGATCGGGCTGGCGCTCGTCGGCGCGATGACGAACGTCGGCGCGGCGTGGCTGCTGACCGAATACCGCGATGCCGAGGCGCAGATGATCGCGAGTTGCAGGAAGGTCCTGCTGGGGACGCTGGGCGAGCGCGGCGACCGGTGA
- a CDS encoding SDR family NAD(P)-dependent oxidoreductase encodes MKGFSGKVAAITGAGSGMGRSLAVELARRGCEVAIADVNEVALAGTAAACARHGVRVSTRRLDVADRDAVFAWADFVRAQHGKVNLIFNNAGVSLAASAETARLADLEWIVGINFWGVVHGTQAFLPHLRASGDGHVVNTSSLFGLVAMPTQSAYNATKFAVRGFTEALRMELELDGAPVSATCVHPGGVATNIVDAGRVDTSIHALTGQDEATHRRQANRLISATTADDAARQILAGVERNARRVLVGADARRLDRIARALGAGYQWLMLRHVRRARARNLERAHAAGALPTTPTKDPA; translated from the coding sequence ATGAAAGGGTTTTCCGGCAAGGTCGCCGCGATCACGGGCGCCGGTTCCGGCATGGGCCGCAGCCTCGCGGTCGAGCTGGCGCGGCGCGGCTGCGAGGTCGCGATCGCGGACGTCAACGAAGTCGCGCTCGCCGGCACGGCCGCCGCGTGTGCGCGCCACGGCGTGCGCGTGTCCACGCGACGGCTCGACGTCGCCGATCGCGACGCGGTGTTCGCATGGGCCGATTTCGTGCGCGCGCAGCACGGCAAGGTCAACCTGATCTTCAACAACGCGGGCGTGTCGCTCGCGGCCAGCGCCGAAACCGCGCGCCTCGCCGATCTCGAATGGATCGTCGGCATCAACTTCTGGGGCGTCGTGCACGGCACGCAGGCGTTCCTGCCGCACCTGCGCGCCTCCGGAGACGGCCACGTCGTCAATACGTCGAGCCTGTTCGGCCTCGTCGCGATGCCCACGCAAAGCGCGTACAACGCGACCAAGTTCGCGGTGCGCGGCTTCACCGAGGCGCTGCGGATGGAACTCGAGCTCGACGGCGCACCGGTCAGCGCGACCTGCGTGCATCCGGGCGGCGTCGCGACCAACATCGTCGATGCGGGCCGCGTCGACACGAGCATCCACGCGCTCACGGGCCAGGACGAGGCGACCCATCGCCGCCAGGCGAACCGCCTGATCAGCGCGACGACGGCCGACGACGCCGCCCGCCAGATCCTCGCGGGCGTCGAGCGCAATGCGCGCCGCGTGCTGGTCGGCGCCGACGCGCGCCGGCTCGACCGGATCGCGCGCGCGCTCGGCGCCGGCTACCAGTGGCTGATGCTTCGCCACGTGCGCCGTGCCCGCGCGCGCAACCTCGAACGCGCGCACGCAGCCGGCGCGCTCCCGACCACGCCGACCAAGGATCCCGCATGA